A single region of the Equus quagga isolate Etosha38 unplaced genomic scaffold, UCLA_HA_Equagga_1.0 173075_RagTag, whole genome shotgun sequence genome encodes:
- the LOC124233247 gene encoding disintegrin and metalloproteinase domain-containing protein 21-like, protein MRLAETQVTLRTPLLLLGLWAVLAPGQCSQGRPSWRYISSEVVIPRKELQSGKGVQMPGWVSYSLRFGGQRHVIHMRRKKLFVPRHLLLMTQDDQGALQVDSPFIPQDCYYLGYLEEIPLSMVTVETCYGGIEGIMKLDDLAYEIKPLKDSQRFEHIVSQIVADTNATGPAYRLGYKEDRDPLFSQANASAEPRLSSRVFASHYGSIKALVMTSNRMYRVYNNVSKCATFLIHLSTIIDSIWRGLDLGMFLTAIVIFDQRDPADMNDHRVPGSGFYNYFSNTLNRAMSPHSSLIVKRDGPHELQFNPGIYSMCQAHNLIMLGALGRHYLLLAIIASQQIGRSFGLYFDESTCVCQRRTTCIMYRYPVMTDAFSNCSFMHTQHILGNDVSKCVFSTQRVYLNKSLTQDRCGNHVVEETEQCDCGSFKQCYSSPCCNSNCRFTTGSACDTGRCCTNCTFSPAGMLCRPIQNICDLPEYCRGLSSKCPNDVYMQDGTPCTEDGYCYRGNCTDRSIHCKEIFGGKAVNAPRSCYEINKRANRFGHCRRAEMTYRFGSCANADILCGRLQCINVTHLPQLQEHVAFHQSLILDHLCFGVGSHRGTGTTDVGPVRDGSLCDSGRYCQNSYCNGSIEAMNYDCTPEKCNLRGVCNNLRHCHCHEGWEPPRCLQKGAGGSVDSGPPPRKQRKVTASLWPVVYLRVLFARIYALIAALLFGVATNVRTVKVTEVKEVTVGETKR, encoded by the coding sequence ATGAGGCTGGCAGAGACCCAGGTGACCCTGAGGACGCCCCTCCTGCTGCTTGGGCTCTGGGCAGTGCTGGCTCCAGGCCAGTGTTCTCAAGGCCGTCCCTCGTGGCGCTACATCTCCTCCGAGGTGGTGATTCCCAGGAAGGAGTTGCAGAGCGGCAAAGGCGTTCAGATGCCAGGGTGGGTCTCCTACAGCCTGCGTTTTGGGGGCCAGAGACACGTTATCCACATGCGGCGCAAGAAACTGTTTGTGCCTAGACATCTGCTGCTGATGACTCAGGATGACCAAGGAGCCTTACAGGTGGACTCCCCCTTCATCCCTCAAGACTGTTATTACCTTGGCTACCTGGAGGAGATTCCTCTTTCCATGGTCACCGTGGAGACGTGCTACGGGGGTATCGAAGGCATCATGAAGTTGGATGACCTTGCCTATGAAATCAAACCACTCAAGGATTCCCAAAGGTTTGAACACATTGTTTCTCAGATAGTGGCCGACACCAACGCCACAGGACCTGCGTATAGACTGGGATACAAGGAGGATAGGGACCCCCTGTTCTCTCAGGCAAATGCCAGTGCAGAGCCCAGGCTCTCCTCTAGGGTCTTTGCATCCCACTATGGATCAATAAAAGCCCTTGTAATGACTTCCAACAGGATGTACCGTGTGTACAACAATGTATCCAAATGTGCAACCTTTCTGATACATCTAAGTACTATAATTGATTCAATCTGGAGAGGTCTTGATCTTGGTATGTTTCTTACTGCCATAGTTATTTTTGACCAGAGAGATCCAGCTGACATGAATGACCATAGGGTGCCAGGCAGTggtttttataactatttttctaACACGCTGAATAGAGCTATGAGTCCACATTCAAGTCTAATCGTGAAACGTGACGGGCCTCATGAACTTCAGTTTAATCCAGGCATATATTCCATGTGCCAGGCTCACAATCTTATCATGCTGGGTGCTCTAGGAAGACACTATTTATTGCTGGCTATCATAGCATCTCAACAGATAGGGAGATCGTTTGGTCTGTATTTCGATGAATCCACTTGTGTTTGCCAGAGAAGGACCACGTGCATCATGTACAGATACCCTGTGATGACGGATGCCTTCAGTAACTGTTCCTTTATGCATACCCAGCACATACTTGGTAACGATGTATCCAAATGTGTGTTCTCCACCCAGAGGGTGTATTTAAATAAAAGCCTGACACAAGATCGTTGTGGAAACCATGTAGTGGAAGAAACGGAGCAGTGTGACTGCGGCTCCTTCAAGCAGTGTTACAGCAGCCCATGCTGCAATAGCAACTGTCGCTTTACGACTGGAAGCGCCTGTGACACAGGCAGATGCTGTACAAACTGCACCTTCTCCCCTGCTGGGATGCTTTGCAGACCAATCCAAAATATATGTGATCTTCCCGAGTACTGCCGAGGGTTAAGCTCAAAATGCCCTAACGACGTTTATATGCAAGATGGAACTCCATGTACTGAAGACGGCTACTGCTACCGTGGAAATTGCACTGACCGCAGCATTCACTGCAAAGAAATCTTTGGGGGAAAGGCTGTGAATGCTCCAAGGAGCtgctatgaaataaataaaagagccaATCGATTTGGACACTGCAGAAGAGCCGAAATGACGTACAGATTTGGGTCCTGTGCGAACGCGGATATTCTGTGTGGAAGGCTGCAGTGCATCAACGTCACGCACCTTCCGCAGCTGCAGGAACACGTCGCCTTCCATCAGTCTCTTATCTTAGATCACTTGTGCTTCGGGGTGGGTTCACACCGTGGGACCGGAACAACAGATGTGGGTCCTGTGAGAGATGGTAGCCTCTGTGATTCTGGAAGATACTGTCAAAATAGCTACTGCAATGGTTCTATCGAGGCAATGAATTATGACTGTACCCCTGAGAAATGCAATCTGAGAGGAGTCTGCAACAATCTGAGGCATTGCCATTGCCATGAAGGGTGGGAACCTCCAAGGTGCTTACAGAAAGGTGCAGGAGGGAGCGTTGACAGCGGACCCCCTCCAAGAAAACAGCGGAAGGTGACAGCCAGCCTGTGGCCAGTGGTGTATCTGAGAGTGCTCTTTGCCCGCATTTATGCCTTAATAGCCGCACTCCTCTTTGGCGTGGCCACAAATGTAAGAACTGTCAAGGTCACTGAAGTAAAGGAAGTGACAGTTGGTGAAACTAAACGATAA